A stretch of the Streptomyces sp. NBC_00078 genome encodes the following:
- a CDS encoding nitrilase-related carbon-nitrogen hydrolase, with amino-acid sequence MSRVIRAALFQTAWTGDKESMIQVHEQAARDAAAQGAQVLCFQELFYGPYFCQVQDKAFYEYAEQIPDGPIVKRFQALAKELGIVLILPMYEEEQPGVLYNTAAVIDADGSYLGKYRKHHIPQVPGFWEKFYFRPGNAGWPVFDTAVGRIGVYICYDRHFPEGWRALGLEGAEIVFNPSATSRGLSGYLWQLEQPAAAVANEYFVGAINRVGVEELGDNDFYGTSYFVDPEAQFVGEVASDKETELVVRDLDLAKLREVRDRWQFFRDRRPDAYSPLTAP; translated from the coding sequence ATGAGCCGAGTGATTCGTGCCGCCCTCTTCCAGACCGCGTGGACGGGCGACAAGGAGTCGATGATCCAGGTGCACGAGCAGGCGGCCCGCGACGCGGCCGCGCAGGGTGCTCAGGTCCTGTGCTTCCAGGAGCTGTTCTACGGGCCCTACTTCTGCCAGGTCCAGGACAAGGCGTTCTACGAGTACGCCGAGCAGATCCCGGACGGCCCGATCGTCAAGCGCTTCCAGGCGCTGGCCAAGGAACTGGGCATCGTCCTGATCCTGCCGATGTACGAGGAGGAGCAGCCCGGCGTCCTCTACAACACTGCCGCCGTGATCGACGCGGACGGCTCGTACCTCGGCAAGTACCGCAAGCACCACATCCCCCAAGTGCCCGGATTCTGGGAGAAGTTCTACTTCCGCCCGGGCAACGCCGGCTGGCCCGTCTTCGACACGGCCGTCGGCAGGATCGGCGTCTACATCTGCTACGACCGCCACTTCCCGGAAGGCTGGCGGGCGTTGGGGCTGGAGGGCGCCGAGATCGTCTTCAACCCGTCCGCCACGTCCAGGGGTCTGTCCGGCTACCTCTGGCAGCTGGAGCAGCCCGCGGCGGCCGTCGCCAACGAGTACTTCGTCGGTGCGATCAACCGGGTCGGGGTCGAGGAGCTGGGCGACAACGACTTCTACGGGACCTCGTACTTCGTGGACCCGGAGGCCCAGTTCGTGGGCGAGGTCGCCAGCGACAAGGAGACCGAACTCGTCGTCCGCGACCTGGACCTGGCCAAGCTGCGGGAGGTCCGCGACCGCTGGCAGTTCTTCCGCGACCGCCGTCCCGACGCGTACTCCCCGCTGACCGCACCCTGA
- a CDS encoding PucR family transcriptional regulator — MTTTFGTLEPALSVRQVLGLERVLAGEPEVVAGAGQLDRPVRWVHVAEAPDVGVMLSGGEMVLTTGVLLAGGEEKQAEYIRSLHRAEAAAVVLGLGRAFPSPPDAMRRAAERCGLPMVVLHRPFPFAELTEEVQARLVRRKFAAVSLSESVRTALTGLITAGAPLQSLLDEVAQHSACPVVVTNLAHRVLATAGERPAVDDVLRDWERISRQAGGNEGAGWIRAELGGRGERWGQIMLCGYRGDTATGRLLADRAAEALVLHRMLGGNSAHTWEEQSAQSLLTDLASGVVPARQLLPRARAAGLPVNRRTFVPLVVRAGEPAQLDRVLRLVGLPGLVAELADGATAVLLSLARDQDAPSLTAHFAARLRTESGSPKAVVAAADPRIAWDDVPAGLREAQHVADAVADSSAALELPAVVRLKDVHLRGLIRLLRDDPQVQSFAERELDGLLCAADEDLLSVLRTYLATGRNKSRTAQLHHVSRPALYRRLEAIQGRLGVDLDDFEQAASVHIALLAHDAQQG, encoded by the coding sequence ATGACCACCACCTTCGGGACCCTCGAACCCGCCCTGTCGGTGCGCCAGGTGCTGGGCCTGGAACGGGTCCTCGCCGGTGAGCCCGAGGTGGTGGCCGGAGCGGGCCAGCTCGACCGGCCGGTGCGCTGGGTGCACGTGGCCGAGGCCCCCGACGTGGGCGTGATGCTCAGCGGCGGCGAGATGGTGCTCACCACCGGCGTGCTGCTCGCCGGCGGCGAGGAGAAGCAGGCCGAGTACATCCGGTCGCTGCACCGCGCGGAGGCCGCGGCCGTCGTGCTCGGCCTCGGACGGGCCTTTCCCTCCCCGCCGGACGCGATGCGGCGGGCCGCCGAGCGGTGCGGGCTGCCCATGGTGGTCCTCCACCGGCCCTTCCCCTTCGCGGAGTTGACCGAAGAGGTGCAAGCCCGGCTGGTGCGGCGGAAGTTCGCCGCTGTCAGCCTCTCCGAGTCCGTGCGCACGGCCCTGACCGGGCTCATCACCGCGGGCGCCCCGCTGCAGAGCCTCCTCGACGAGGTCGCCCAGCACAGTGCCTGCCCGGTCGTCGTCACCAACCTCGCCCACCGCGTCCTCGCCACGGCGGGGGAGCGGCCCGCCGTGGACGATGTGCTGCGCGACTGGGAGCGCATCTCCCGGCAGGCCGGGGGCAACGAGGGCGCCGGCTGGATCCGCGCCGAGCTCGGCGGGCGTGGCGAGCGGTGGGGCCAGATCATGCTGTGCGGCTACCGGGGGGACACGGCCACCGGGCGCCTGCTCGCCGACCGGGCCGCCGAGGCCCTCGTCCTGCACCGCATGCTCGGCGGCAACTCGGCCCACACCTGGGAGGAGCAGTCCGCCCAGAGCCTGCTCACCGACCTGGCCAGCGGGGTCGTACCGGCGCGGCAGCTGCTGCCCCGCGCGCGGGCCGCCGGACTGCCCGTCAACCGGCGGACGTTCGTGCCCCTGGTCGTGCGGGCCGGCGAACCGGCCCAACTGGACCGTGTGCTGCGGCTGGTGGGCCTGCCGGGTCTGGTCGCCGAGCTGGCCGACGGCGCCACCGCCGTGCTGCTCAGCCTCGCCCGCGACCAGGACGCCCCCTCGCTCACCGCGCACTTCGCGGCCAGGCTCCGAACCGAGTCCGGGTCGCCGAAGGCCGTCGTGGCCGCCGCCGACCCGCGCATCGCCTGGGACGACGTGCCGGCCGGGCTCCGTGAGGCCCAGCACGTCGCCGACGCTGTCGCGGATTCCTCGGCCGCCCTCGAACTCCCGGCCGTCGTACGCCTCAAGGACGTACATCTGCGTGGCCTGATCCGGCTGTTGCGGGACGATCCGCAGGTGCAGTCCTTCGCCGAGCGGGAGCTGGACGGGCTGCTGTGCGCGGCCGACGAGGACCTGCTGTCCGTGCTGCGCACCTACCTCGCCACCGGTCGCAACAAGTCCCGCACCGCCCAGCTCCACCACGTCTCGCGGCCCGCGCTGTATCGCCGCCTGGAGGCCATACAGGGCCGGCTCGGGGTCGACCTCGACGACTTCGAACAAGCAGCCTCGGTCCACATCGCACTCCTCGCGCACGACGCGCAACAGGGCTGA
- the hydA gene encoding dihydropyrimidinase: MSSRTVIRGGLVITASDEIHADVLIEDGRVAALAASGTPAAETFSAERVVDATGKYVIPGGVDAHTHMELPFGGTFASDTFETGTRAAAWGGTTTIVDFAVQSVGRSLREGLDAWHAKAEGNCAIDYGFHMIVSDVNQETLKEMDLLVEEGVTSFKQFMAYPGVFYSDDGQILRAMQRSAENGGLIMMHAENGIAIDVLVEQALARGETDPRYHGEVRKALLEAEATHRAIKLAQVAGAPLYVVHVSAMEAVAELARARDEGLPVFGETCPQYLFLSTDNLAEPEFEGSKYVCSTPLRPKEHQAKLWQGLRTNDLQVVSTDHCPFCFVGQKELGRGDFSKIPNGLPGVENRMDLLHQAVVDGHISRRRWIEIACAAPARMFGMYPKKGTIAPGADADIVIYDPNAEQVMSVETHHMNVDYSAYEGKRTTGRVETVLSRGEVVINEREYTGHAGHGVYTPRSTCQYLN, from the coding sequence ATGAGCAGCCGTACCGTCATCCGCGGTGGCCTCGTCATCACCGCGTCCGACGAGATCCACGCCGACGTGCTGATCGAGGACGGCCGCGTCGCCGCCCTCGCCGCCTCCGGCACGCCCGCAGCCGAGACGTTCAGCGCCGAGCGGGTCGTGGACGCCACCGGGAAGTACGTCATCCCCGGTGGTGTCGACGCCCACACCCACATGGAGCTGCCGTTCGGCGGCACCTTCGCCTCCGACACGTTCGAGACCGGCACCCGGGCGGCCGCCTGGGGCGGTACGACGACGATCGTCGACTTCGCGGTGCAGAGCGTCGGCCGCTCACTGCGCGAGGGCCTCGACGCCTGGCACGCCAAGGCGGAGGGCAACTGCGCGATCGACTACGGCTTCCACATGATCGTCTCGGATGTGAACCAGGAGACGCTCAAGGAGATGGACCTGCTGGTCGAGGAAGGCGTGACCAGCTTCAAGCAGTTCATGGCCTACCCGGGCGTCTTCTACTCCGACGACGGCCAGATCCTGCGCGCCATGCAGCGCTCCGCCGAGAACGGCGGGCTGATCATGATGCACGCCGAGAACGGCATCGCGATCGACGTACTGGTGGAGCAGGCGCTGGCGCGCGGGGAGACCGATCCGCGCTACCACGGTGAGGTCCGCAAGGCCCTGCTGGAGGCCGAGGCCACCCACCGCGCCATCAAGCTCGCACAGGTGGCGGGCGCCCCGCTCTACGTCGTGCACGTCTCGGCCATGGAGGCGGTCGCCGAGCTGGCACGCGCGCGCGACGAGGGCCTGCCCGTCTTCGGCGAGACCTGCCCGCAGTACCTGTTCCTGTCCACCGACAACCTCGCCGAACCGGAATTCGAGGGCTCGAAGTACGTGTGCAGCACGCCGCTTCGCCCCAAGGAGCACCAGGCCAAGCTGTGGCAGGGGCTCAGGACGAACGATCTCCAGGTCGTCTCCACCGACCACTGCCCCTTCTGTTTCGTGGGCCAGAAGGAACTGGGGCGAGGGGACTTCTCGAAGATCCCCAACGGCCTGCCGGGCGTCGAGAACCGTATGGACCTGCTCCACCAGGCCGTCGTCGACGGACACATCTCGCGCCGTCGCTGGATCGAGATCGCCTGCGCAGCCCCGGCCCGGATGTTCGGCATGTACCCGAAGAAGGGCACCATCGCCCCGGGCGCCGACGCCGACATCGTCATCTACGACCCGAACGCCGAGCAGGTCATGTCCGTCGAGACGCACCACATGAACGTCGACTACTCGGCCTACGAGGGCAAACGCACCACCGGCCGGGTCGAGACGGTCCTCTCGCGCGGCGAAGTCGTCATCAACGAGCGGGAGTACACCGGACACGCCGGCCACGGCGTATACACCCCGCGCTCCACCTGTCAGTACCTCAACTAG
- a CDS encoding gamma-glutamyltransferase family protein — translation MFTTRPTLQGTFGMVSSTHWLASQSAMAVLEDGGNAYDAAVAGAFVLHVVEPHLNGPAGEVPILLAPAGGEVRVLCGQGVAPAGATVAHYRALGLDLVPGTGPLAAAVPGAFDAWMLLLRDHGTKPLADVLRYAVGYAEHGHAPVENVGATIEAVRELFETEWTSSAEVYLPGGKAPRPGELLRNPALAATWKRLLAETTGAGDRIAQIEAARQVWRRGFIAEALVRQARRPTLDTSGERHTGTLTAADLAGWSATYERPATYDWNGWTLCKAGPWSQGPAFLQQLALLPPELPAYGGADYVHLLIEGCKLAMADREAWYGDAGSRDTGSEDAGSEDAGSEDAVEVPLGELLSADYNAARRALVGDKASHELRPGSPGGRTPRLSRHARVVATDDPGFNPMGAGEPTVAGPPTSRVPGEPPVAADGATRGATCHLDIVDRWGNMVAATPSGGWLQSNPVVPELGFPLGTRLQMTWLEEGLPNSLTPGRRPRTTLTPSLALRDGVPVMAFGTPGGDQQDQWQLHFFLAVALRGQVRGGLDLQGAIDAPNWHNDSFPGSFHPRGMRPGSVTMEARMDPDVVEELRRRGHEVTVGDAWSEGRLCVVARDPETGVLSAAANPRGMQGYAVGR, via the coding sequence ATGTTCACCACCCGACCCACCCTCCAGGGCACCTTCGGCATGGTGTCCTCCACCCACTGGCTGGCATCGCAGTCCGCGATGGCCGTGCTGGAGGACGGCGGCAACGCGTACGACGCGGCCGTGGCGGGTGCGTTCGTGCTGCACGTCGTCGAGCCGCACCTCAACGGCCCGGCCGGCGAGGTGCCGATCCTGCTCGCCCCGGCGGGCGGCGAGGTGCGGGTGCTGTGCGGCCAGGGAGTCGCGCCCGCCGGAGCCACCGTCGCCCACTACCGGGCGCTCGGCCTGGACCTCGTCCCCGGCACCGGACCGCTCGCCGCCGCCGTGCCCGGCGCGTTCGACGCATGGATGCTCCTGCTGCGCGACCACGGCACCAAGCCCCTCGCCGACGTCCTCAGGTACGCCGTCGGATACGCCGAGCACGGGCACGCGCCCGTGGAGAACGTCGGCGCGACGATCGAGGCGGTTCGGGAACTCTTCGAGACGGAGTGGACCTCGTCCGCGGAGGTCTACCTGCCGGGCGGGAAGGCTCCACGCCCCGGCGAACTGCTGCGCAATCCCGCCCTCGCCGCCACCTGGAAGCGACTGCTCGCCGAGACCACCGGGGCCGGGGACCGCATCGCGCAGATCGAGGCCGCACGGCAGGTCTGGCGTCGCGGGTTCATCGCCGAGGCCCTGGTGCGGCAGGCGCGGCGGCCGACGTTGGACACCAGCGGCGAGCGCCACACCGGCACGCTCACGGCCGCCGACCTCGCCGGCTGGTCCGCGACCTACGAGAGGCCGGCGACATACGACTGGAACGGCTGGACCCTGTGCAAGGCCGGCCCCTGGAGCCAGGGCCCGGCCTTCCTCCAGCAACTCGCCCTTCTCCCGCCCGAACTGCCCGCATACGGTGGCGCCGACTACGTCCACCTGCTGATCGAGGGCTGCAAGCTCGCCATGGCCGACCGGGAGGCCTGGTACGGGGACGCCGGGTCCAGGGATACCGGTTCCGAGGATGCCGGTTCCGAGGATGCCGGTTCCGAGGATGCCGTAGAGGTCCCGCTCGGCGAGCTGCTGTCGGCGGACTACAACGCGGCCCGGCGCGCACTCGTCGGCGACAAGGCCTCACACGAGCTGCGCCCCGGCAGCCCCGGCGGACGCACCCCGCGGCTCAGCAGGCACGCGCGCGTGGTCGCCACCGACGACCCAGGCTTCAACCCGATGGGCGCCGGTGAGCCGACCGTCGCGGGGCCGCCGACCTCCCGGGTGCCGGGCGAGCCGCCCGTCGCCGCGGACGGCGCCACCCGCGGCGCCACCTGCCACCTGGACATCGTCGACCGCTGGGGCAACATGGTCGCGGCCACGCCCAGCGGCGGCTGGCTGCAGTCCAACCCGGTCGTGCCCGAACTGGGCTTCCCGCTCGGCACCCGGCTGCAGATGACCTGGCTGGAGGAGGGCCTGCCGAACTCGCTCACGCCCGGCCGCCGGCCCCGCACCACCCTCACGCCGTCCCTCGCCCTGCGCGACGGAGTCCCCGTCATGGCCTTCGGCACACCTGGCGGAGACCAGCAGGACCAGTGGCAGCTGCACTTCTTCCTGGCCGTCGCCCTGCGCGGACAGGTCCGCGGCGGCCTCGACCTCCAGGGCGCGATCGACGCCCCGAACTGGCACAACGACAGCTTCCCGGGCTCGTTCCACCCGCGCGGCATGCGGCCGGGGAGTGTCACCATGGAGGCCCGCATGGACCCCGATGTCGTCGAAGAGCTGCGGCGCCGAGGCCACGAGGTGACCGTGGGCGACGCCTGGTCGGAAGGCCGGCTGTGCGTGGTGGCCCGGGACCCGGAGACCGGCGTCCTGTCGGCGGCAGCGAACCCGCGGGGCATGCAGGGATACGCGGTCGGACGCTGA
- a CDS encoding sigma-70 family RNA polymerase sigma factor — protein sequence MRQDEPVDLEPYRGELVAYCYRMLGSYHEAEDLVQETMLRAWKARDRYDRTRASVRTWLYRIATNACLTALEGRARRPLPSGLGAPSDDPGEPLTPVLDISWLQPFPDARFDVEVRADMRLALVAAMQVLPPRQRAVLVLREVLEFTAAEVAGQLGTTTAAVNSALQRARAGLAEAGGMEEVAEPDDPEARAVLQLYVRAFEAADVPALVRLLTDEAILEMPPVPLWFRGSRDYGLFMERVFAMRGTGWRMRHLTANGQPALAAYAPEPGGGHRLHTLQVFTVTGGRIAHNVVFADPHVFEAFELPRQISSDELRRPR from the coding sequence GTGCGCCAAGATGAGCCCGTGGATTTGGAGCCGTACCGCGGTGAGCTGGTGGCGTACTGCTACAGGATGCTGGGCTCGTACCACGAGGCCGAGGACCTGGTGCAGGAGACGATGCTGCGCGCCTGGAAGGCCCGGGACCGGTACGACCGCACGCGCGCCTCCGTGCGGACCTGGCTGTACCGGATCGCGACCAACGCCTGCCTGACCGCGTTGGAAGGGCGGGCGCGGCGCCCGTTGCCGTCCGGGCTGGGCGCACCGAGCGACGATCCAGGGGAGCCGCTCACCCCGGTTCTGGACATTTCCTGGCTGCAGCCGTTCCCCGACGCGCGGTTCGATGTGGAGGTACGGGCCGACATGCGGCTGGCGCTGGTGGCGGCGATGCAGGTTCTGCCGCCGCGGCAGCGTGCCGTGCTGGTGCTGCGGGAGGTACTCGAGTTCACCGCTGCCGAGGTGGCCGGGCAGCTGGGTACCACGACCGCGGCGGTCAACAGCGCGCTCCAGCGGGCTCGTGCCGGCCTCGCGGAGGCGGGCGGCATGGAGGAGGTCGCGGAGCCGGACGATCCCGAGGCACGGGCAGTGCTTCAGCTATATGTGCGGGCGTTCGAGGCGGCGGACGTCCCCGCGCTCGTGCGACTCCTCACGGATGAGGCGATCCTGGAGATGCCGCCGGTTCCGCTGTGGTTCCGGGGCAGCCGTGACTACGGCCTGTTCATGGAGCGGGTGTTCGCGATGCGCGGGACGGGCTGGCGCATGAGGCACCTGACAGCCAACGGGCAGCCCGCGCTCGCGGCGTACGCGCCGGAGCCCGGCGGCGGGCATCGGCTGCACACGCTGCAGGTCTTCACGGTCACCGGCGGCCGAATCGCGCACAACGTGGTCTTCGCCGATCCGCACGTCTTCGAGGCGTTCGAACTGCCCCGGCAGATTTCCTCCGACGAGCTTCGCCGGCCGCGATGA
- a CDS encoding TIGR03842 family LLM class F420-dependent oxidoreductase, giving the protein MDFGLVLQTDPPASKVVSLMKRAERNGFTHGWTFDSAVLWQEPFVIYSQILSNTTKLTVGPMVTNPGTRTWEVTASTFATLNDMFGNRTVCGIGRGDSAMRVAGRKPNTLARISDAMRVIRALGRGEEADLGGGTVVRFPWIKQGAELPVWMAAYGPKALKMTGEEADGFILQLSDLYLTEYMVKAVKEAAVAAGRNPDDVRICVAAPAYVTEDDSPEALAHARDQCRWFGGMVGNHVADLVSKYGEHSAQVPEELTDYIKAREGYDYSHHGRADNPDTQFVPDEIVDRFCVIGPVEKHVEKLNALRELGVDQFAVYDMHDAQEAVIDAYGAKVIPAVNS; this is encoded by the coding sequence ATGGACTTCGGACTCGTCCTGCAGACCGACCCGCCGGCCTCGAAGGTCGTCAGCCTGATGAAGCGGGCCGAGCGCAACGGCTTCACGCACGGCTGGACCTTCGACTCCGCCGTGCTCTGGCAGGAGCCGTTCGTGATCTACAGTCAGATCCTGTCGAACACCACGAAGTTGACGGTCGGCCCGATGGTCACCAACCCGGGCACCCGCACCTGGGAGGTCACCGCCTCCACCTTCGCCACCCTGAACGACATGTTCGGCAACCGCACCGTCTGCGGCATCGGCCGCGGCGACTCCGCGATGCGTGTCGCCGGCCGCAAGCCCAACACGCTGGCCCGCATCAGCGACGCGATGAGGGTGATCCGCGCCCTCGGTCGCGGCGAGGAGGCCGACCTCGGCGGCGGTACCGTCGTCAGGTTCCCGTGGATCAAGCAGGGCGCCGAACTCCCCGTATGGATGGCGGCGTACGGCCCGAAGGCCCTGAAGATGACGGGCGAGGAGGCCGACGGCTTCATCCTCCAGTTGTCCGACCTCTACCTCACCGAGTACATGGTCAAGGCGGTCAAGGAGGCGGCCGTCGCCGCCGGACGCAACCCCGACGACGTCAGGATCTGCGTCGCCGCCCCCGCCTACGTCACCGAGGACGACTCGCCCGAGGCACTGGCGCACGCCCGTGACCAGTGCCGCTGGTTCGGCGGCATGGTCGGCAACCACGTCGCCGACCTCGTCTCCAAGTACGGCGAGCACTCCGCCCAGGTCCCCGAGGAACTCACCGACTACATCAAGGCCCGCGAGGGGTACGACTACTCGCACCACGGGCGGGCGGACAACCCCGACACCCAGTTCGTGCCCGACGAGATCGTCGACCGGTTCTGCGTCATCGGGCCTGTCGAGAAGCACGTGGAGAAGCTGAACGCGCTGCGCGAGCTGGGCGTCGACCAGTTCGCCGTGTACGACATGCACGACGCGCAGGAGGCCGTGATCGACGCGTACGGCGCGAAGGTCATCCCCGCGGTCAACTCCTGA
- a CDS encoding dihydrofolate reductase family protein, whose product MSVIVIEFVTLDGIVSDPDGSGGTPAGGWAFRHGPEAVAGDKFRLGSTLDDGVMLLGRTTWQLFSRIWPGRDDPFATRMNAAPKLVASRSLTDVSAWANSRVIDGDLVDIVKREEREVIVTGSLSVVRTLMAEELIDEYRLLTIPTVLGTGQRLFPDGVPHTDLECLSAERAGAAVLVQYRRAVATPAAGAAPVHGRP is encoded by the coding sequence ATGAGCGTCATCGTCATCGAGTTCGTCACCCTGGACGGAATCGTGTCCGACCCGGACGGCTCCGGAGGAACGCCGGCCGGCGGCTGGGCGTTCCGGCATGGCCCCGAGGCGGTCGCCGGGGACAAGTTCCGGCTCGGCAGCACGCTGGACGACGGGGTCATGCTGCTGGGACGTACGACGTGGCAGTTGTTCTCGCGCATCTGGCCCGGACGAGACGACCCGTTCGCTACGCGGATGAACGCCGCGCCGAAGCTGGTCGCCTCCCGTTCGTTGACCGACGTCTCGGCGTGGGCGAACTCCCGGGTCATCGACGGCGACCTCGTCGACATCGTCAAGCGCGAGGAACGCGAGGTGATCGTCACCGGCAGCTTGAGCGTCGTACGCACACTGATGGCCGAGGAACTCATCGATGAGTACCGGCTGTTGACCATCCCCACGGTCCTCGGCACCGGCCAACGGCTCTTCCCCGACGGCGTCCCGCACACCGACCTGGAGTGCCTGTCGGCCGAGCGGGCCGGCGCCGCCGTCCTCGTGCAGTACCGGAGGGCGGTGGCGACGCCTGCTGCCGGGGCTGCGCCGGTACACGGCCGGCCATGA
- a CDS encoding NCS1 family nucleobase:cation symporter-1, protein MTDTAPTAIPPTAQVTLADGRVEIAPGSPLPSGPYANEDLLPVPVEKRTWTTYNFSALWVGMAHNTASWTLASGLIAVGMDWKQAVFTIGLANVIVLVPMLLTGHAGPKYGIPFPVFARASFGIRGANLPAVVRALVACGWFGIQTWIGGEAIYFLAGKLIGDSWANASHVGGYAWTMWLSFAIFWVIQVAIIYRGMETIRRFENWAAPFVIVGAVVMLIWMSNKAGGFGPLLDQPSKLGWGGAFWKLFWPSLMGMIGFWSTLSLNIPDFTRYGKSQKAQTWGQALGLPTTMTLFALLSVLVTSGSQAVYGETVWDPVQLAAKTDNVFGLLFALVTVLVATLSVNIAANLVSPAFDFSNVAPRKVSFRAGALVTCVLGVLIFPWKLYSDPQGYIFTWLGLVGGLLGTVAGILIADYWILRRGKLDLVDLYRAGGRYWYEGGWNWRAVVAFVAGGVLAVGGATFKPLVDGRPIPALKPLADYGWAVGLGTSMVLYLVLMLLRGKDRIDA, encoded by the coding sequence ATGACCGACACCGCTCCCACGGCCATACCGCCGACAGCCCAAGTCACCCTCGCCGACGGACGCGTGGAGATCGCGCCGGGGTCCCCGCTGCCCAGCGGCCCGTACGCCAACGAGGACCTGCTACCGGTCCCCGTCGAGAAGCGCACCTGGACCACGTACAACTTCTCCGCACTCTGGGTCGGCATGGCCCACAACACGGCTTCCTGGACGCTCGCCTCCGGTCTGATCGCCGTCGGCATGGACTGGAAGCAGGCGGTGTTCACCATCGGCCTGGCCAATGTGATCGTGCTGGTCCCGATGCTGCTCACCGGGCACGCGGGACCGAAGTACGGCATCCCCTTCCCGGTCTTCGCCCGCGCCTCCTTCGGCATCCGGGGCGCCAACCTTCCCGCTGTCGTACGGGCGTTGGTGGCGTGCGGCTGGTTCGGCATCCAGACGTGGATCGGCGGTGAGGCGATCTACTTCCTGGCCGGCAAGCTCATCGGCGACAGCTGGGCCAACGCCTCGCACGTGGGCGGATACGCCTGGACGATGTGGCTGTCGTTCGCGATCTTCTGGGTGATCCAGGTCGCCATCATCTACCGGGGCATGGAGACGATCCGCCGCTTCGAGAACTGGGCGGCGCCCTTCGTCATCGTCGGTGCCGTCGTGATGCTGATCTGGATGAGCAACAAGGCCGGCGGCTTCGGTCCGCTGCTCGACCAGCCTTCCAAGCTCGGCTGGGGCGGCGCCTTCTGGAAGCTGTTCTGGCCCTCCCTCATGGGCATGATCGGCTTCTGGTCGACGCTGTCGCTGAACATCCCGGACTTCACCCGGTACGGGAAGTCGCAGAAGGCACAGACCTGGGGGCAGGCGCTCGGTCTTCCCACCACGATGACCCTCTTCGCGCTGCTCTCCGTGCTCGTCACCTCCGGTTCGCAGGCCGTGTACGGCGAGACGGTCTGGGACCCGGTACAGCTCGCCGCCAAGACGGACAACGTCTTCGGGCTGCTGTTCGCACTGGTGACCGTGCTGGTCGCGACCCTGTCCGTGAACATCGCGGCCAACCTGGTCTCGCCGGCCTTCGACTTCTCCAACGTCGCGCCGCGGAAGGTCAGTTTCCGCGCCGGAGCCCTCGTCACCTGCGTCCTCGGTGTGCTGATCTTCCCGTGGAAGCTGTACTCCGACCCGCAGGGCTACATCTTCACCTGGCTCGGACTGGTCGGCGGTCTGCTGGGCACGGTCGCCGGCATCCTCATCGCGGACTACTGGATCCTGCGCCGCGGCAAGCTGGACCTCGTCGACCTGTACCGTGCGGGCGGCCGCTACTGGTACGAGGGCGGCTGGAACTGGCGGGCGGTCGTCGCCTTCGTGGCCGGCGGCGTCCTGGCCGTCGGCGGCGCCACCTTCAAGCCGCTGGTCGACGGACGGCCGATCCCGGCGCTGAAGCCGCTCGCCGACTACGGCTGGGCGGTCGGCCTCGGCACCTCGATGGTGCTGTACCTGGTGCTGATGCTGCTGCGCGGCAAGGACCGTATCGACGCCTGA
- a CDS encoding cold-shock protein, translated as MAKGTVKWFNSEKGFGFIEQEGGGPDVFAHYSNIAAQGFRELQEGQQVEFDVTQGQKGPQAENIRPV; from the coding sequence ATGGCCAAGGGCACTGTCAAGTGGTTCAACAGCGAGAAGGGCTTCGGCTTCATTGAGCAGGAGGGCGGCGGCCCCGACGTCTTCGCCCACTACTCCAACATCGCCGCCCAGGGCTTCCGCGAGCTGCAGGAGGGCCAGCAGGTCGAGTTCGACGTCACCCAGGGCCAGAAGGGCCCGCAGGCGGAGAACATCCGCCCCGTCTGA